In Lycium ferocissimum isolate CSIRO_LF1 chromosome 11, AGI_CSIRO_Lferr_CH_V1, whole genome shotgun sequence, a single genomic region encodes these proteins:
- the LOC132036012 gene encoding probable galacturonosyltransferase 9 isoform X1, which translates to MAAAVRSGRSDMLSYRVFASAMFTLLFILTLSVLFSSHPSHNEHLVTQTNGDAYIHRSVLGLRPDPLKTRLDLVHKQANDHIALVNAYAAYARKLKLDISKQLKTFEDLGKTFSDLQSKPTYRTALFDTDGPMDEDSLRQFEKEVKDKVKFARLLISDSKESYDNQLKIQKLKDTIFSVNELFVKAKKNGLFASSIAAKSTPKSLHCLAMRLMQERIAHPEKYRDDDPKPEFEDPTLYHYAIFSDNVIAVSVVVNSVIKNAKEPWKHVFHVVTDRMNLAAMKVWFKMRPIKEGQIEIKSVEDFKFLKSSYVPVLRQLESVNLQNFYFQNRAENATKDVNNMKFRNLKYLSILNHLRFYLPEMYPGLHRILFLDDDVVVQKDLTALWSIDMDGKINGAVDTCFGSFHRYAQYLNFSHPLIREKFNPKACAWAFGMNIFDLDAWRREKCTEEYHYWQNLNDDRSLWKLGTLPAGLATFYSTTKSLDKSWHVVGLGYNPSISMNEIHNAAVIHFNGNMKPWLDIAMTQYKELWTKYIDSEMEFVQMCNFGM; encoded by the exons CTTGTGACACAGACTAATGGGGATGCATACATTCATCGGTCGGTTCTGGGATTGAGGCCAGATCCATTAAAGACTAGGTTAGATTTAGTACATAAACAAGCAAATGATCATATAGCTCTTGTGAATGCTTATGCTGCTTATGCAAGGAAGCTCAAGCTCGATATCTCGAAGCAGCTGAAGACGTTTGAAGATTTGGGTAAGACTTTCTCAGATCTTCAATCAAAGCCAACTTACCGTACAGCTTTATTTGATACTGATGGGCCTATGGATGAGGATtctttgagacagtttgagaagGAGGTTAAGGATAAGGTCAAGTTTGCAAGGTTATTGATCTCCGATTCAAAGGAGTCTTATGATAATCAGTTGAAGATACAAAAGTTGAAGGATACAATTTTTTCTGTTAATGAGTTGTTTGTGAAGGCAAAGAAGAATGGACTGTTTGCCAGCTCGATTGCTGCAAAATCAACTCCGAAGAGTTTACATTGTCTTGCCATGAGGCTTATGCAGGAGAGAATTGCACATCCAGAAAAATATAGGGATGATGACCCTAAGCCTGAATTTGAAGACCCTACTTTATACCATTATGCCATATTCTCGGATAATGTAATTGCAGTATCAGTGGTTGTGAATTCAGTGATAAAGAATGCAAAGGAGCCATGGAAACATGTTTTCCATGTCGTTACTGACAGGATGAATTTAGCTGCAATGAAGGTTTGGTTTAAGATGAGGCCTATTAAGGAAGGACAAATTGAAATCAAATCTGTAGAGGATTTTAAATTCCTTAAGTCCTCATATGTACCAGTACTCCGCCAGCTTGAATCTGTAAATCTGCAGAacttttactttcaaaatagaGCAGAAAATGCAACAAAAGATGTGAACAACATGAAATTTAGGAATCTGAAATACTTGTCAATACTCAATCACTTAAGATTCTATTTGCCAGAGATGTATCCAGGGCTTCACCGTATTTTATTCCTGGATGATGATGTTGTGGTTCAGAAGGATTTGACAGCATTGTGGAGTATTGATATGGATGGAAAGATCAACGGGGCAGTTGACACGTGCTTTGGATCTTTTCATCGCTATGCTCAGTATTTGAATTTCTCGCATCCTCTCATTCGGGAGAAGTTCAATCCTAAGGCTTGCGCCTGGGCATTTGGGATGAATATCTTTGACCTTGATGCTTGGAGGCGTGAAAAATGCACGGAGGAATATCATTACTGGCAGAACTTG AATGATGACCGGAGTTTGTGGAAACTGGGAACACTTCCAGCTGGGTTAGCCACCTTCTActcaacaacaaaatcattgGATAAATCGTGGCATGTTGTTGGTCTTGGCTACAATCCGAGTATTAGCATGAATGAGATCCACAATGCTGCTGTGATTCACTTCAACGGGAATATGAAGCCTTGGTTGGACATAGCCATGACCCAATACAAGGAGCTTTGGACCAAATACATTGACTCTGAAATGGAGTTCGTGCAAATGTGCAATTTTGGCATGTAG
- the LOC132036012 gene encoding probable galacturonosyltransferase 9 isoform X2 has product MAAAVRSGRSDMLSYRVFASAMFTLLFILTLSVLFSSHPSHNEHTNGDAYIHRSVLGLRPDPLKTRLDLVHKQANDHIALVNAYAAYARKLKLDISKQLKTFEDLGKTFSDLQSKPTYRTALFDTDGPMDEDSLRQFEKEVKDKVKFARLLISDSKESYDNQLKIQKLKDTIFSVNELFVKAKKNGLFASSIAAKSTPKSLHCLAMRLMQERIAHPEKYRDDDPKPEFEDPTLYHYAIFSDNVIAVSVVVNSVIKNAKEPWKHVFHVVTDRMNLAAMKVWFKMRPIKEGQIEIKSVEDFKFLKSSYVPVLRQLESVNLQNFYFQNRAENATKDVNNMKFRNLKYLSILNHLRFYLPEMYPGLHRILFLDDDVVVQKDLTALWSIDMDGKINGAVDTCFGSFHRYAQYLNFSHPLIREKFNPKACAWAFGMNIFDLDAWRREKCTEEYHYWQNLNDDRSLWKLGTLPAGLATFYSTTKSLDKSWHVVGLGYNPSISMNEIHNAAVIHFNGNMKPWLDIAMTQYKELWTKYIDSEMEFVQMCNFGM; this is encoded by the exons ACTAATGGGGATGCATACATTCATCGGTCGGTTCTGGGATTGAGGCCAGATCCATTAAAGACTAGGTTAGATTTAGTACATAAACAAGCAAATGATCATATAGCTCTTGTGAATGCTTATGCTGCTTATGCAAGGAAGCTCAAGCTCGATATCTCGAAGCAGCTGAAGACGTTTGAAGATTTGGGTAAGACTTTCTCAGATCTTCAATCAAAGCCAACTTACCGTACAGCTTTATTTGATACTGATGGGCCTATGGATGAGGATtctttgagacagtttgagaagGAGGTTAAGGATAAGGTCAAGTTTGCAAGGTTATTGATCTCCGATTCAAAGGAGTCTTATGATAATCAGTTGAAGATACAAAAGTTGAAGGATACAATTTTTTCTGTTAATGAGTTGTTTGTGAAGGCAAAGAAGAATGGACTGTTTGCCAGCTCGATTGCTGCAAAATCAACTCCGAAGAGTTTACATTGTCTTGCCATGAGGCTTATGCAGGAGAGAATTGCACATCCAGAAAAATATAGGGATGATGACCCTAAGCCTGAATTTGAAGACCCTACTTTATACCATTATGCCATATTCTCGGATAATGTAATTGCAGTATCAGTGGTTGTGAATTCAGTGATAAAGAATGCAAAGGAGCCATGGAAACATGTTTTCCATGTCGTTACTGACAGGATGAATTTAGCTGCAATGAAGGTTTGGTTTAAGATGAGGCCTATTAAGGAAGGACAAATTGAAATCAAATCTGTAGAGGATTTTAAATTCCTTAAGTCCTCATATGTACCAGTACTCCGCCAGCTTGAATCTGTAAATCTGCAGAacttttactttcaaaatagaGCAGAAAATGCAACAAAAGATGTGAACAACATGAAATTTAGGAATCTGAAATACTTGTCAATACTCAATCACTTAAGATTCTATTTGCCAGAGATGTATCCAGGGCTTCACCGTATTTTATTCCTGGATGATGATGTTGTGGTTCAGAAGGATTTGACAGCATTGTGGAGTATTGATATGGATGGAAAGATCAACGGGGCAGTTGACACGTGCTTTGGATCTTTTCATCGCTATGCTCAGTATTTGAATTTCTCGCATCCTCTCATTCGGGAGAAGTTCAATCCTAAGGCTTGCGCCTGGGCATTTGGGATGAATATCTTTGACCTTGATGCTTGGAGGCGTGAAAAATGCACGGAGGAATATCATTACTGGCAGAACTTG AATGATGACCGGAGTTTGTGGAAACTGGGAACACTTCCAGCTGGGTTAGCCACCTTCTActcaacaacaaaatcattgGATAAATCGTGGCATGTTGTTGGTCTTGGCTACAATCCGAGTATTAGCATGAATGAGATCCACAATGCTGCTGTGATTCACTTCAACGGGAATATGAAGCCTTGGTTGGACATAGCCATGACCCAATACAAGGAGCTTTGGACCAAATACATTGACTCTGAAATGGAGTTCGTGCAAATGTGCAATTTTGGCATGTAG